The following coding sequences lie in one Polyodon spathula isolate WHYD16114869_AA chromosome 15, ASM1765450v1, whole genome shotgun sequence genomic window:
- the LOC121327504 gene encoding protein FAM124A-like, protein MEKNPAEDDSVDSGAEIAGVVTSQEFQRELSMADVQDPFLVSVHIITDPGNDRILQKAMNNVLAWIRPDLQLLCVSERGCWKKPERCRTGIVIQPSLATILFLQEEYGEEQFQQLHQSLRRLPWQYHHTERVNSRMLPYMPCNQDFFTLSGSTPLWAISQVSFASYCVIGSSTSTTSWMVQRSCSLCCLLTVRHSPSPAPSLLSSSFFDKTVAFCFNIDALEDAKETDVDTGLKLTSFDMSVVSAYTRLAANFQSSSAKD, encoded by the exons ATGGAAAAGAACCCAGCCGAAGATGATTCTGTGGATTCGGGAGCCGAAATAGCAGG TGTTGTGACATCGCAAGAGTTTCAGA GAGAATTGTCCATGGCCGACGTGCAGGACCCATTTCTGGTTAGTGTCCATATCATCACCGACCCGGGGAACGACAGGATCCTCCAGAAAGCCATGAATAACGTGCTGGCCTGGATCCGCCCAGACCTGCAGCTGCTCTGTGTCTCTGAGCGAGGCTGCTGGAAGAAGCCAGAGAGGTGCAGGACTGGAATCGTGATTCAGCCCTCACTAGCCACCATCCTGTTCCTGCAGGAGGAGTATGGAGAGGAGCAGTTCCAGCAGCTCCACCAGTCCCTCCGACGCTTGCCTTGGCAGTACCACCACACGGAGAGAGTGAACAGCCGCATGTTGCCTTACATGCCCTGCAACCAGGACTTCTTCACCCTGTCCGGTAGCACCCCACTGTGGGCCATCAGTCAAGTGTCATTTGCTTCATA CTGTGTGAT AGGTAGCAGCACTTCCACGACCTCCTGGATGGTGCAGAGGAGCTGCTCCCTGTGCTGCCTGCTGACTGTCAGACATTCCCCATCCCCAGCCCCCTCGCTGCTCTCCAGCAGCTTCTTCGACAAGACTGTGGCCTTCTGCTTCAACATCGACGCCCTGGAGGATGCTAAGGAGACAGACGTGGACACTGGGCTGAAGCTCACCAGCTTCGACATGTCTGTGGTCTCTGCCTACACTAGGCTGGCTGCTAATTTCCAGTCTTCTTCCGCCAAGGACTAA